A single genomic interval of Dehalococcoidia bacterium harbors:
- the rpsF gene encoding 30S ribosomal protein S6 produces MQDYELVMILNPGVPDEQVPEAVEKVTKLVTDKGGTVTEVKQWGRRRLAYPINHLKEGLYVQANLKMEPKVATQLQGHLRVNEEVMRHLLVRVEQ; encoded by the coding sequence GTGCAGGATTACGAGCTGGTAATGATCCTCAATCCCGGTGTGCCTGATGAGCAGGTGCCCGAGGCGGTGGAGAAGGTGACCAAGCTGGTCACGGACAAGGGCGGCACGGTCACGGAGGTCAAGCAGTGGGGACGCCGCAGGCTGGCGTACCCCATCAATCACCTCAAAGAGGGCCTCTACGTTCAGGCCAACCTGAAGATGGAGCCCAAAGTGGCGACCCAACTCCAGGGCCACCTCCGTGTCAATGAAGAGGTCATGCGGCATCTGCTGGTCCGGGTGGAGCAGTAG
- the rpsR gene encoding 30S ribosomal protein S18: protein MNTSSTQPESPAPQQTPAAQQQPAATPGPAPAPGVGAPPRPGGFGPRPAGSRPPYGRRPAPGGERRPGGGGGRRFFARRKVCAFCVDHIKAIDYKDAGKLRRFISDRGKIEPRRKTGNCAKHQRLLAVALKRARHLALLPYTPEHIHSMSGAGTA, encoded by the coding sequence TTGAACACATCGTCAACTCAACCTGAATCCCCGGCGCCCCAGCAGACTCCGGCGGCGCAGCAGCAACCGGCGGCGACGCCCGGTCCCGCGCCCGCCCCGGGCGTAGGCGCCCCCCCCAGGCCAGGTGGCTTTGGGCCGCGTCCCGCGGGAAGCCGGCCGCCTTACGGTCGAAGGCCCGCCCCCGGCGGCGAGCGACGTCCGGGGGGCGGCGGCGGGCGGCGCTTCTTCGCCCGCAGGAAGGTCTGCGCCTTTTGCGTGGACCACATCAAAGCTATCGATTATAAGGACGCGGGCAAGCTGCGCCGGTTCATCTCGGACCGGGGGAAGATTGAGCCGCGCCGGAAAACAGGCAATTGCGCCAAGCACCAGCGCCTTCTCGCCGTCGCCCTCAAGAGGGCAAGGCATCTGGCCCTTTTGCCTTACACGCCGGAACATATCCACAGTATGAGCGGAGCGGGCACGGCCTAG
- the ssb gene encoding single-stranded DNA-binding protein: MAGLNKVMVIGNVGTDPEMRYTPNGKPVTTFRLAASRTYTTAAGERKQETEWFTIVTWNQLAEQCNQFLAKGRRAYVEGRLQSRTFEGSDGQPRFRIEIVANQVLFLDRPQAAPTGAGEEAVEGEHPEGQTVEPDDLPF, encoded by the coding sequence ATGGCAGGATTGAACAAGGTCATGGTCATCGGCAACGTGGGCACGGACCCGGAGATGCGGTACACTCCGAACGGCAAGCCCGTGACGACCTTTCGCCTGGCGGCCAGCCGCACGTACACGACCGCGGCCGGAGAGCGCAAGCAGGAAACGGAGTGGTTCACGATCGTCACGTGGAACCAGCTCGCCGAACAGTGCAATCAGTTCCTGGCGAAGGGGCGGAGGGCGTATGTGGAAGGGCGGCTTCAGAGCCGGACATTTGAAGGCTCCGACGGCCAGCCCCGCTTCCGGATCGAGATAGTCGCTAACCAGGTGCTTTTCCTGGACCGCCCGCAGGCCGCCCCGACGGGTGCGGGTGAAGAAGCCGTCGAGGGTGAACATCCGGAAGGTCAGACCGTGGAGCCGGACGACCTGCCCTTTTAG
- the glyA gene encoding serine hydroxymethyltransferase: MGVLEQADPAVAEAIRQEEERQRRNIVLIASENYASRAVLEATGSVMTNKYAEGYPGRRYYGGCQYVDVVEQLAIDRVLQIYGAEHANVQPHSGAQANMAVYFSFLQPGDTVLGMSLAHGGHLTHGSPVNFSGQMYKFVGYGVNKETELIDYDEVERLAKEHRPKLIVAGASAYPRAIDFDRLRRVADMVGAKLMVDIAHYAGLIAAGVYPTCIPQSDYVTSTTHKTLRGPRGGFVLCKKAYGPGIDKAVFPGVQGGPLMHVIAAKAVCFGEALKPEFKAYQTQVVANARALAADLRRLGLRVVSGGTDSHMVLVDLGSTGVTGKVAEEALDACRITVNKNAIPFDPRPPRVASGVRLGTPSVTSRGMKEPEMQQIARLIGRVLQSPEDEAVRRAVREEAESITRRFPVPGLEPALQQAR; encoded by the coding sequence ATGGGTGTGCTCGAGCAAGCTGATCCCGCGGTGGCTGAAGCCATCCGCCAGGAAGAAGAGCGGCAGCGCCGGAACATTGTCCTCATAGCGTCGGAGAACTACGCCAGCCGCGCCGTGCTGGAAGCGACCGGCTCGGTGATGACCAACAAGTACGCCGAGGGCTATCCCGGACGGCGCTACTACGGGGGCTGCCAGTATGTGGACGTGGTGGAGCAGCTCGCCATTGACCGCGTGCTTCAGATTTACGGCGCCGAGCACGCCAACGTCCAGCCCCACAGCGGCGCTCAGGCCAACATGGCCGTGTACTTCTCCTTCCTCCAGCCGGGAGACACCGTGCTGGGGATGAGCCTGGCCCACGGCGGCCACCTGACCCACGGCAGCCCCGTCAACTTCTCCGGCCAGATGTACAAGTTCGTGGGCTACGGGGTCAACAAGGAGACCGAGCTTATAGACTACGACGAGGTGGAGCGCCTGGCGAAGGAGCATCGCCCCAAGCTGATTGTGGCGGGCGCCAGCGCCTATCCCCGGGCCATTGATTTCGACAGGCTTCGGCGCGTCGCGGACATGGTGGGAGCAAAGCTGATGGTGGATATCGCCCACTACGCGGGCCTCATCGCCGCGGGGGTGTACCCCACCTGCATCCCGCAGTCGGACTACGTCACGTCCACCACCCACAAGACGTTGCGCGGCCCCCGTGGCGGCTTTGTGTTGTGCAAGAAGGCCTACGGGCCGGGCATTGACAAGGCCGTCTTCCCCGGCGTGCAGGGCGGGCCGCTCATGCACGTCATCGCCGCCAAGGCGGTCTGCTTCGGCGAGGCGCTGAAGCCGGAATTCAAGGCGTACCAGACGCAGGTCGTCGCCAACGCGCGGGCGCTGGCGGCCGATCTGAGGCGCCTGGGACTGCGCGTCGTGTCCGGCGGAACGGACAGCCACATGGTCCTCGTGGACCTGGGCAGCACGGGCGTCACGGGCAAGGTGGCGGAGGAAGCGCTGGACGCCTGCCGGATTACCGTCAACAAGAACGCCATACCCTTTGATCCGCGTCCGCCGCGGGTGGCGTCCGGCGTACGCCTTGGGACGCCCTCGGTGACCAGCCGCGGGATGAAGGAGCCGGAGATGCAGCAGATAGCCCGGCTCATCGGAAGGGTCCTACAGAGTCCGGAAGACGAGGCGGTGCGGCGCGCCGTCCGGGAAGAGGCGGAGAGCATCACCCGCCGCTTCCCCGTGCCGGGCCTGGAGCCTGCCCTTCAGCAGGCGCGGTAG
- a CDS encoding alpha/beta hydrolase encodes MPYVQLSDGARLFYQECDFTDPWRVTPAVVLHHGNAKNLRMWYRWIPVLARTYRVFAFDARGFGQSSVPADGSRLTLEHYCQDLLEFLDALKLDKVHLIGESVGGTISLDFALRHGGRLLSVSACGPPYRFDDTYYSNGAALIRREGIRAWVSENMAGRLDPEFAKPDFISWYAEQMMAAPPLVVASILENAAGLDLSARFAQIRVPTLLMSAGKFANRSSDIYERLRDLIPGATLEVFPDVRGFVQHTIPERCAERFLAFAARVAAT; translated from the coding sequence ATGCCGTACGTCCAGCTTAGCGATGGCGCCAGGCTCTTCTACCAGGAGTGCGATTTCACTGACCCCTGGCGGGTCACTCCCGCTGTCGTTCTTCATCACGGCAACGCCAAGAACCTGCGCATGTGGTACAGATGGATTCCCGTACTGGCGCGGACGTACCGCGTCTTCGCGTTTGACGCGCGCGGGTTCGGGCAGTCGAGCGTGCCCGCGGACGGCAGCAGACTTACCCTGGAGCACTACTGCCAGGACCTGTTGGAGTTCCTGGACGCGTTGAAGCTGGATAAAGTGCACCTGATCGGCGAGTCAGTGGGCGGGACCATATCTCTGGATTTCGCGCTCCGGCACGGCGGACGCCTGTTGAGCGTCAGCGCCTGCGGTCCTCCCTACCGCTTCGACGACACCTATTATTCAAACGGCGCCGCGCTCATCCGACGGGAGGGAATACGCGCGTGGGTTTCAGAGAATATGGCGGGCCGACTGGACCCGGAATTCGCCAAGCCGGATTTCATCTCCTGGTATGCGGAGCAGATGATGGCCGCGCCGCCACTGGTGGTGGCCAGCATCCTTGAGAACGCCGCCGGGCTTGACCTGAGCGCACGGTTCGCACAGATTCGGGTGCCGACGCTCCTTATGAGCGCCGGGAAATTCGCCAATCGTAGCTCTGATATTTACGAGCGTCTGCGAGACCTCATTCCGGGTGCGACGCTGGAGGTGTTTCCGGATGTCCGCGGATTTGTCCAGCACACGATTCCGGAAAGGTGCGCGGAGCGCTTTCTGGCGTTCGCCGCGCGTGTAGCAGCAACGTAG